DNA from Arthrobacter sp. PvP023:
GTCCTTTCGCCAAGCTGGTCAACGAAACGTCTCCCGAGGTGGACGCCATCTTCACCGGCCACACCCACAAGCAGTACGCCTGGGACGCTCCGGTGCTCGATGCCAACGGACAGCCGACCGGTAAGACGCGCCCCATCGTGCAGACCGGCAGCTACGGCGAGTTCATCGGCCAGATCCAGCTGACAGTCGACACCGCCACCATGCAGGTGACCGGATACCAGGCCGGCAACGTCAAGCGCACCGTTCCCACCACCACCGAGACGGCCGCTGACCTCGTAGCCAAGTACCCGCGGGTGGCAGCCGTCAAGGCGACCGTTGACAAGGCAATCGCCGACGCCGCCGTGATCGGCAACCAGCCGGTCGGCAAGGTCACCGCTGATATCACCACAGCCTTCACGCCCGCCACGGCCACCAGCCCGGCGTCCCGCGACGACCGCGCCAGCGAATCCACCCTCGGCAACCTGGTGGCGGACTCGCTCGTGGACGCCCTCAAGGCACCGGACCTCGGCGCCGCCGAAATCGGCGTCGTAAACCCCGGCGGCCTGCGCAACGAGCTGTACTACGCGCCGGACGGAACCATCACCTACGCGGAGGCGAACGCCGTCCTGCCGTTCGTGAACAACCTCTGGACCACGTCCCTGACCGGGGCACAGTTCAAGACGCTCCTGGAACAGCAGTGGCAGACCAACCCGGACGGCACCGTCCCGAGCCGCGCCTACCAGCAGCTCGGGCTGTCCAAGAATGTCAACTACACCTACGACGCTGCACGCGCCGCAGGGGACCGCGTCACGTCCATCCGGGTTGACGGCTCGCTGATCGACCCGGCCAAGTCCTACCGGATCGGCACCTTCAGCTTCCTGGCAACCGGCGGCGACAACTTCCGGATCTTCAAGGAAGGTGCCGGCACCAAGGACTCGGGCCTGGTGGACCGGGATGCCTGGATCAAATACCTGCAGGAGCACAACCCGGTATCGCCGGACTTTGCCCGCCGTACCGTGGCTGTCGTGAACACCACGGCCGCCGAGGTCAAGGCCGGGGACTCCATCACGCTGGCGGTTTCCAAGCTGGACCTCACCTCCCTGGGCAGCCCGGTCAACACGTCGCTGACGGCCTCCTTTACGGACGCCGCCGGCACAGTGACGCAGCTCGGCACCATCCCGGTGTCCGGCGGAGCCGCGGCAGTGGACGTGAAGGTCCCGGCCGGCGCGGCTGCCGGCACCGGCACCCTGGTGCTCACCGCTGCTGAGTCCGGGACCGTGGTCAAGGCCTCAGTCCAGGTCGCCGACAGCGGCCCGGTACCGCCGGTCTGCTCGGCACCTGTAGCACCCACCAAGTGGTACGACTTTGCGGGCTGGATCAAGTACGGCCTGGCCTGGCTCAAGTACCAGAACTGCCTGAAGGGCTAGTTTCGCAGCCTGACACAGAATGAACATGCCTCGTCGCCGGGCCTGGGAACCCTTGCGGTTCCCAGCTCCGGAGGCGGGGCATGTTTCGTTTCCCTGCAACGCTCTCTCACTTCCTGCCGGTCCTCCCGCGACCCTCTCTCACTTCCTGCCGGTCCTCCTGCAACGCTCTCTCACTGCGTTGAAGGAAGTGAGAGAGCGTCGGGAGTTCACCGGCAGGATGTGAGAGAGCGTCCGCAAAAAAGCGCAGGAAGTGAGAGAGCGTCCCGGGGCGGGGCGTTGGTCCGAGGCCGGTTCAGAGGCCGAGGATGTGGCGGGCTATTTCGTCGGCGTCGCGGAGCGTCCGCTGGCCGCTGCGATACACCGGCCCCGTCTGAGGCCGCGCCTCCGCAGCGATGGCCGTGCCCCACTGCGCTGCGGACAGCTGCAGGCCCAGGACATACAGCCCTTCGGTGACGGATCCGTTGGCGCCCACCGGCCGGTAGGGGTGGGGGCTGACGTCCAGGCCTGAAGTCTCCACCGGAGCCCCCTCCGCCGTCATCATCAGCCGGGGCCGCACCAGGCCGTCGGCCAGGAGCTGCTCCAGCACCGGCGACACATTGACTGAAACCCGGTTGGCGGGAGCAAGGGCCTCGATCATGGCGCGGGCGCGGACCTTTCCGTCCTTGACCCACGGCGAGGCAGCACTGAACGTGCCGGCGGCGCGGTCCAGTGAAAACTTTGGGTCCGGTCCCACGAAACTCACCACTCCGGCCCGGGCAAGCGCCGCAAGCTGCTCCGCCCGGATGGCCGGTGGGCCGCTGGCCAGTCCCTCGACGAACGACTCAAACCAGCCCCGCAGTCCGGCGACCCAGGACTCGTCGGTGATGCCGCCGTCGGCCACCGCCGTTTTCAGCACCGCCCTCCCGTGGTGCAGCGCCCCGATGGCCATCTTCACGGGGTCGTCCTCCCCCAGCACCGAGCGTCGGGCGTCGTCGAGCAGGTATTCGACGACGGCGGCATCCACTTCCGCTTGAGAGGCGAAGCTGCGCCCGGCCAGGGGCGCCGCCAGGCCCGGCAGGTTCAGGCGCTGGTCCGGCGCCACGTGCTTGGCGACCAGGGCGTCCGCTTCGGCTTCCCAGTGGGAAACGCTGTGGGCGTGGGGACGCATCGTCTCCTGGAGCAGGGCCAGGAACGCGTCCGGCTCGGTGACGGCGTCCGGACGGGTCCGGACCAGGGTGGAGTAATAGGCCCAGAGCGCGTCGCGCTGCAGGAGCGGCCAGAGGTCGTGGTCGAAGCCGGGGGTGATTCCGGCTGCAGCGAACCGTCCGACGGCGGCTTCGGTGCAGTACCGCAGCGTCACACCGGACGGGTAATACCCCGCCAGATTGGCCTTGGCGCGGTACGGTGTCCCGCGCCGGGACGCCGCAATGATCAGCGGCTCGTCACCGGACGGGATGTACTCCAGCCCGGCCCTCCCCTGCCCTGGAAACGCAGTGCCGTCGCCCTCCGTTGCCACGAACTTCCCGCCGCGGCCCTCGGTCAGCTGGCCCATGACGTCAAAAAAGTTCAGGCCCATGCCCCGGACCAGCACCGGCTGGCCGGCCGGCACCGCGGCCCAGTCGACGTCGGCGGGCACCGCCGGCGGCAGGTACAGGAGTCCCAGCTGGCCGGCACCCGCCTGCAGTTCGCGCTGTTCGGCGTTGAGCCGGGACTCGAGGTGACCCAGGGCAAGCACCACGGAACCGGCGGTGAGCGGCCCGCCGTCCCCAAGTTCGACGTCGAACATTCCGTTTCCGGCATGCCGGACGGACGTGGCGGTAGTGCGGTGGAACTGCACGGTGACGCCCTGCGGCAGGTGCGCGAGCAGCTCGTCCAACGTGGAGCTGAGGTAACGCCCGTACAGCGCACGGCTCGGGAAATCCCGGGACCCGAGGGCGGAAAGTTCTGCCTGCTCGTCCTCCGTCAGCGATGCGTCCGGACTGTCCTGCCGGGCTTCCCGCCACTGGTCGAAGGTCCAGCCGGCCACCGGTGCAGCCAGTTCAGGGTCTTCGGGAATGACCGTGGGATAGAACGACTGGGTGTTCATCAGGTACAGCCGGGACTGGCCGGGCTGCCACACGTGGCCCGGCCCCGCCGGGTAGGGATCCACTACGTCAATGTGGAGGCCCGCAACGCCGTCGGGTCCGGAAGCGGAGGGGTTCCCGAGCCGCCAGTTGGCCAGGAGGCGCTCCAGGACACTGGTGCCGCGGGGTCCGGCCCCTATTAGTACCGTCCGGATGATTTGCGATGTGCCCACGCCCTCCAGAGTATCCGCATGTGACTTGCTAGCTGCGCCCCGATGCTGTTTCGTAGGGCGCATGACCACCACAGCAGCTGATCACCCGCCCGTCTCCGGCGCCCCTTCCGCCGCCGCGAAAGCACCCGAACCGACCGACGAAAACATCTGGCTTGAGGAGATCTACGGCGAGGAACCGCTGGCCTGGGTCCGCGAACAGAACGCCCGCACCGAGGACCTGCTCGAAGACGCCGACTACGCGAGGCTCGAAAGCCGCATCCTGGAGGTGCTGGACTCAACGGACAAGATCGCCATGGTGGGCAAGCACGGCGACTGGTACTACAACTTCTGGCGGGACGGGCAGAACCCCAAGGGGCTGTGGCGCAGGACGTCCTGGGAGAGCTACAAGAGCGGGCAGCCCGAATGGGACGTTCTCCTGGACGTCGACGCGCTGGCCGCTGCCGAAGGCGAGGAGTGGGTTTTCCACGGCGCCAACTTCCTCCGTCCTGCTCCCGGCGAACCGCACCGGCTGGCTCTGCTGGCGCTCTCCCCCGACGGCGGGGACGCCAACCGCTACCGGGAGTTCGACGTCGAGAGCCGGACGTTCGTGGACCCCGCGTCGGGAGGATTCGACCTGCCCACAGCGAAGGGCAATGCTTCCTGGCTGGACCGGGACACGCTGCTGGTGTCCACCACCGCGGAAGGCATGCCCAAGACCTCCTCGTCCTACGCCCGCACCGCCGTGAAGCTGGCCCGCGGCGGGTCGCTCCCGGCAGCCGAGCGGATGTTCGACATCCCCGAAGACCACATGATGGCCCTGGTGGCCCATGACTCCACCCCGGGGTACGAGCGGACCTTCGCGATGGACTGGATCAGCTTCTTCAACAAGAGGACGTCCGTGCTGCGCGACGGGCAGTGGGTCGTGATCGACGCCCCCACCGACGTGAACCTGAGCGTGCACCGCGAGTGGCTGCTGTTCCGGCCGCAGGGCGACTGGGCCATCGGGGACACGACGTACCCCGCCGGCTCGCTTCTCGCCGCGAAGTTCGAGGACTACCTTGCCGGCAGCCGCGAACTCGTTGTCCTGTTCACACCGGATGCGCACACCTCGCTGCAGTCCTGGAGCTGGACCCGCAACTTCCTCCTCCTGAACCTCCTGCGGGACGTGTCCTCGGAGATCCGCGTCCTCGATCCGGAGCGGCCGGGGACTGATTCCGCCTGGGCATCCAGCCTCCTGGACGCGTGCCCTCCGCTGCACGACGTCAACGCCTTCGCCGTTGACGACGAGGACGACAGCGTCGAGGTTGAGGAGCACGACGACGGTACAGGCGGCAACGTGCCCGTGCCGGAAGGCGAGGCGCCCGGCGCTGGAAACGACTTCTGGCTCGTTGCCACCGGCTTCACCACGCCGAGCACGCTCACACGGGGAACCCTGCGCCGCAGCGGCGACGGGGACGTGGTCAGCACCCACGAGGTGGTCCGTACCTCGCCGTCCTACTTTGACGAGGCGGCGTACGAGGTCCAGCAGCACTTCGCCATGTCGGAAGACGGTACCCGGGTCCCGTACTTCCAGGTGGCGTCCAAGGACCTGGTGCTCGACGGCCAGAACCCCACGCAGCTGTCCGGCTACGGCGGCTTCGAAGTCTCCCGCACTCCCGCTTACAGCGGCGCGATCGGCCGGGCCTGGCTGGAACGCAGGACGGACGCACCGGACGCAGGCCAGGGCGCCGCTGGATCCGCCGGCTCCGCCGGCGATGGCGCCGGCAGCCCGACGCACACCCGCGGCGGGGTATACGTGGTGGCAAATATCCGCGGCGGCGGCGAATACGGCCCCTCCTGGCACCGGGCAGCGCTGCAGGAAAACCGCCACCGCGCCTTCGAGGACTTTGCGGCCGTGGCCCGGGATCTGATCTCCCGGGGAGTCACTTCCAGGGAACGCCTTGGCTGCGTGGGGGGCTCCAACGGCGGGCTGCTGGTGGGCAACATGCTGACCCGGTACCCGGAACTGTTCGGTGCCGTGTCCTGCGGTGTGCCGCTACTCGACATGCGCCGCTACACCAAGTTGTCCGCAGGCCACTCCTGGATCGCCGAATACGGGGACCCGGACGTGGCCAAGGACTGGGAGTTCATCCGGACCTTCTCGCCCTACCACCTCCTCCGCGACGGGGTGGACTACCCCGAAACCTTCATCTGGACTGCAACCTCCGATGACCGGGTTGGTCCGGTGCAGGCACGCAAGATGGCTGCACGCATGCAGGCCATGGGCATCCCCAATGTGTGGTTCCACGAGGCCCTGGAGGGCGGACACGCCGGCGCTTCCGATAACCGCCAGGCGGCCGCACTGCAGAGCCGGAGCCAGCATTTCCTGTGGCGTTCCCTGGCCGGCCGCTCCGGCAGCTAGCTCCCCGGCTTTCGCCGGCGGCGGTCCCCTGCCAGCCCTGTTCAGGGCGGCTATCCTCACGGTGTGCGGCCGTTTTGCACTGAATGGCCCGTTCTGCGTATCCTTGGTGGGCTAGGAATAGCAATTGGAGACGTGCCAGAGCGGCCGAATGGGCTTCA
Protein-coding regions in this window:
- a CDS encoding FAD/NAD(P)-binding domain-containing protein encodes the protein MGTSQIIRTVLIGAGPRGTSVLERLLANWRLGNPSASGPDGVAGLHIDVVDPYPAGPGHVWQPGQSRLYLMNTQSFYPTVIPEDPELAAPVAGWTFDQWREARQDSPDASLTEDEQAELSALGSRDFPSRALYGRYLSSTLDELLAHLPQGVTVQFHRTTATSVRHAGNGMFDVELGDGGPLTAGSVVLALGHLESRLNAEQRELQAGAGQLGLLYLPPAVPADVDWAAVPAGQPVLVRGMGLNFFDVMGQLTEGRGGKFVATEGDGTAFPGQGRAGLEYIPSGDEPLIIAASRRGTPYRAKANLAGYYPSGVTLRYCTEAAVGRFAAAGITPGFDHDLWPLLQRDALWAYYSTLVRTRPDAVTEPDAFLALLQETMRPHAHSVSHWEAEADALVAKHVAPDQRLNLPGLAAPLAGRSFASQAEVDAAVVEYLLDDARRSVLGEDDPVKMAIGALHHGRAVLKTAVADGGITDESWVAGLRGWFESFVEGLASGPPAIRAEQLAALARAGVVSFVGPDPKFSLDRAAGTFSAASPWVKDGKVRARAMIEALAPANRVSVNVSPVLEQLLADGLVRPRLMMTAEGAPVETSGLDVSPHPYRPVGANGSVTEGLYVLGLQLSAAQWGTAIAAEARPQTGPVYRSGQRTLRDADEIARHILGL
- a CDS encoding prolyl oligopeptidase family protein, translated to MTTTAADHPPVSGAPSAAAKAPEPTDENIWLEEIYGEEPLAWVREQNARTEDLLEDADYARLESRILEVLDSTDKIAMVGKHGDWYYNFWRDGQNPKGLWRRTSWESYKSGQPEWDVLLDVDALAAAEGEEWVFHGANFLRPAPGEPHRLALLALSPDGGDANRYREFDVESRTFVDPASGGFDLPTAKGNASWLDRDTLLVSTTAEGMPKTSSSYARTAVKLARGGSLPAAERMFDIPEDHMMALVAHDSTPGYERTFAMDWISFFNKRTSVLRDGQWVVIDAPTDVNLSVHREWLLFRPQGDWAIGDTTYPAGSLLAAKFEDYLAGSRELVVLFTPDAHTSLQSWSWTRNFLLLNLLRDVSSEIRVLDPERPGTDSAWASSLLDACPPLHDVNAFAVDDEDDSVEVEEHDDGTGGNVPVPEGEAPGAGNDFWLVATGFTTPSTLTRGTLRRSGDGDVVSTHEVVRTSPSYFDEAAYEVQQHFAMSEDGTRVPYFQVASKDLVLDGQNPTQLSGYGGFEVSRTPAYSGAIGRAWLERRTDAPDAGQGAAGSAGSAGDGAGSPTHTRGGVYVVANIRGGGEYGPSWHRAALQENRHRAFEDFAAVARDLISRGVTSRERLGCVGGSNGGLLVGNMLTRYPELFGAVSCGVPLLDMRRYTKLSAGHSWIAEYGDPDVAKDWEFIRTFSPYHLLRDGVDYPETFIWTATSDDRVGPVQARKMAARMQAMGIPNVWFHEALEGGHAGASDNRQAAALQSRSQHFLWRSLAGRSGS